The genomic stretch TCAAGGAAGATCCGTTTAGTTAAGAAGAAAACAAAAAAATTACTGTCACGATCCTATCGGGGAGCTCAATGCACCCGATAACAACTTAGAGGTGATGTCGACGATCGGAATCACCCGATCGTATGCCATGCGAGTAGGGCCAATTACTCCAAGTGTTCCAACAATCTGCCCATCCACACTGTATGGCGCGCTGATGACAGCCAAATCTTCATAAGGTAGCAAATCACTTTCGCCCCCAATAAAGATCTGAATACCATCAGCATGACTAGATACATCTAGCAACTGCATCAGTACTGACTTTTGCTCCAGCATGTCGAACATCTTACGCAACTTGTCTAAATTGGTACTGAGATCGCCAACATTGAGCAGGCGACGCTCACCTGACAGCAACATGTCCCCCTGGCCCATGCCGTAGTCGCTAACCCCACTATGCAGCGCCAAGGCCATCAAGCCAGAGATATCGCTGCGCAGGTTATCTAGATCGGAGGCCAGATGCGCACGCACCTCAGCAAAACTCTTGCCTGCGAACTGCGTATTGATGTAATTGCCCGCCTCTACCAACTGACTAGGGGTGTAGTCCTGGGTGGTTGGAAGGATACGGTTTTGGACGTCACCCTCAGGGGTCACCATGATGAGCAGGATCTTGCCTTCACCCAGTCGTAAGAACTCGATATGTTTAAAGACTTGAGCCCGCTTCGGCGTCATCACCACCCCAGCAAAATGGGTCAAATTAGACAAAATTTGGGCAGCGGAGTTCAGTACCCTCTGTGGAGAATCTGGCAAAAGCCCTTTCTCCATCTCCCGAGTGGCGATTTCCTCTAGGGGCCGAACCGTCACCATCGTGTCTACAAAGAGGCGATAGCCCCTTGGGGTTGGGATGCGACCGGCAGAAGTATGAGGGCTAGTGACTAGGCCCATTTCTTCCAAATCAGCCATCACATTACGAATCGTGGCCGCAGAAAGATCCAGTCCAGAGAATCGAGATAGGGTGCGTGAGCCAATAGGCTGCCCCTCTTCGATATACCGCTCGATGAGGGTTTTCAGTAAGGCGCGGGAGCGATCATCCATAGTGGAAGGGATTTTATGCGTATGGTTTAATCGTTATATGTTAAGCCCATCCCCAAATTCCAGCAAAAAGGCATTTAGCCGGGTTGCGCTCGTCGGTAAATATCAGGCTGACGGCATGCAAGAACGCCTCAAGGACCTAGCTAGCCTGCTGGGCGAACAAGGTTGTGAGGTCTATGTTGAAAGCGCTACTGCAAGCCATCTGGGGCTAACTACCTACCCAGTCAAAAAGGTCGAGGAGTTTTCGGATGCCATTGATCTAGCAGTTGTTTTGGGTGGCGATGGCACGATGCTTGGCATTGGCCGTCAATTGGCGGGCAGCAAAGTCCCCCTGGTTGGCATCAATATGGGTCGCCTGGGTTACATGACTGATATCCCAATCCAAAATGTTCAAACAGTCTTGCCGCAAATT from Polynucleobacter sp. AP-Jannik-300A-C4 encodes the following:
- the hrcA gene encoding heat-inducible transcriptional repressor HrcA: MDDRSRALLKTLIERYIEEGQPIGSRTLSRFSGLDLSAATIRNVMADLEEMGLVTSPHTSAGRIPTPRGYRLFVDTMVTVRPLEEIATREMEKGLLPDSPQRVLNSAAQILSNLTHFAGVVMTPKRAQVFKHIEFLRLGEGKILLIMVTPEGDVQNRILPTTQDYTPSQLVEAGNYINTQFAGKSFAEVRAHLASDLDNLRSDISGLMALALHSGVSDYGMGQGDMLLSGERRLLNVGDLSTNLDKLRKMFDMLEQKSVLMQLLDVSSHADGIQIFIGGESDLLPYEDLAVISAPYSVDGQIVGTLGVIGPTRMAYDRVIPIVDITSKLLSGALSSPIGS